From the genome of Glycine max cultivar Williams 82 chromosome 2, Glycine_max_v4.0, whole genome shotgun sequence, one region includes:
- the LOC102660723 gene encoding uncharacterized protein, translating into MSLYSKFLKDLLTKKSKYIDSDTIVVERNCSAVIQRILPPKHKDPGSVTMPCSIGNVSAGKALMDSGASINLMPLFVCRRIRVLEIMPTKITLQLADRSVTRPYGIIEDVLVRVKHFTFLADFVVMDIKEDTEIPLILGRPFMLTLVV; encoded by the coding sequence ATGTCGCTCTACTCAAAGTTCTTGAAAGATTTGTTAACCAAAAAGAGCAAGTACATAGATAGTGACACCATTGTTGTGGAGAGAAACTGTAGTGCAGTGATTCAACGGATCCTTCCACcgaagcacaaagatcctggaaGTGTTACTATGCCATGCTCTATTGGTAATGTGTCTGCTGGTAAGGCCCTCATGGATTCAGGAGCCAGTATAAACCTGATGCCACTCTTCGTGTGCCGGAGAATTAGGGTGTTGGAGATAATGCCAACCAAGATAACACTTCAATTAGCAGATCGTTCTGTTACCAGACCCTATGGCattattgaagatgttttggttagAGTGAAGCATTTCACTTTCCTAGCTGACTTTGTAGTGATGGACATCAAAGAGGATACTGAGATCCCTTTGATCTTGGGTCGTCCCTTCATGCTGACCCTAGTTGTGTAG
- the LOC100803783 gene encoding mediator of RNA polymerase II transcription subunit 25 isoform X2, translating to MAAKRLIVVVESTAAMGPYWETILRDYLDKIIRCFGENDSTVQNSCSNVEFALVSYNTHGCYSGCLVQRTGWTRDPDVFFMWLSSIPFSGGGFNDAVIAEGLAEALVMFPNSQSGDPNQQNVDMHQHCILVAASNPYPLQTPIYVPQLQNLEQSETIDSFPGNRLYDAEAVAKAFPQGNRNSKAADPPVLAKTPHFLILISEGFREAQGALKVGESCSKMAPCNANSSAYISSHMNNKEYVVFQAMNPYGFRGHLEDKKKLLLQRLLFWINRELEIVALLQFLFGK from the exons ATGGCGGCGAAACGGCTTATTGTCGTCGTGGAGAGCACCGCCGCCATGGGGCCCTATTGGGAGACCATTCTGAGGGATTATCTCGACAAGATTATCAG ATGTTTTGGTGAAAATGACTCAACTGTGCAG AACTCTTGTTCCAATGTGGAGTTTGCTCTAGTCTCCTATAATACACATGGATGTTATTCTG GTTGTCTTGTGCAACGGACTGGCTGGACAAGAGATCCAGATGTTTTCTTCATGTGGCTATCATCTATACCCTTTAGTGGTGGCGGTTTTAATGATGCAGTGATTGCTGAAGGGCTTGCTGAAGCTCTGGTG ATGTTCCCAAATTCTCAAAGTGGAGACCCTAATCAGCAGAATGTAGACATGCACCAGCATTGCATCCTTGTTGCAGCAAGTAATCCTTATCCGTTGCAGACACCAATTTATGTTCCGCAACTGCAGAACCTAGAGCAGAGTGAAACCATTGACTCATTCCCAGGGAACCGTTTATATGATGCTGAAGCTGTAGCTAAAGCATTTCCTCAG GGAAATCGAAATAGTAAAGCAGCTGATCCACCAGTTTTGGCTAAAACCcctcattttcttattttaatatcaGAAGGTTTCAGGGAAGCACAGGGTGCATTAAAGGTTGGTGAG AGTTGCAGCAAAATGGCCCCCTGTAATGCAAATAGTTCAGCTTATATCTCAAGCCACATGAATAACAA AGAATATGTAGTTTTTCAGGCAATGAACCCATATGGATTTCGTGGTCACCTGGAGGATAAGAAAAAGCTG CTGCTTCAAAGGTTGCTATTCTGGATAAATAGAGAACTTGAGATTGTGGCCTTGCTGCAATTCTTATTTGGCAAATAG
- the LOC100803783 gene encoding mediator of RNA polymerase II transcription subunit 25 isoform X1, with translation MAAKRLIVVVESTAAMGPYWETILRDYLDKIIRCFGENDSTVQNSCSNVEFALVSYNTHGCYSGCLVQRTGWTRDPDVFFMWLSSIPFSGGGFNDAVIAEGLAEALVMFPNSQSGDPNQQNVDMHQHCILVAASNPYPLQTPIYVPQLQNLEQSETIDSFPGNRLYDAEAVAKAFPQFSISLSVICPKELPKIKGIYNAGNRNSKAADPPVLAKTPHFLILISEGFREAQGALKVGESCSKMAPCNANSSAYISSHMNNKEYVVFQAMNPYGFRGHLEDKKKLLLQRLLFWINRELEIVALLQFLFGK, from the exons ATGGCGGCGAAACGGCTTATTGTCGTCGTGGAGAGCACCGCCGCCATGGGGCCCTATTGGGAGACCATTCTGAGGGATTATCTCGACAAGATTATCAG ATGTTTTGGTGAAAATGACTCAACTGTGCAG AACTCTTGTTCCAATGTGGAGTTTGCTCTAGTCTCCTATAATACACATGGATGTTATTCTG GTTGTCTTGTGCAACGGACTGGCTGGACAAGAGATCCAGATGTTTTCTTCATGTGGCTATCATCTATACCCTTTAGTGGTGGCGGTTTTAATGATGCAGTGATTGCTGAAGGGCTTGCTGAAGCTCTGGTG ATGTTCCCAAATTCTCAAAGTGGAGACCCTAATCAGCAGAATGTAGACATGCACCAGCATTGCATCCTTGTTGCAGCAAGTAATCCTTATCCGTTGCAGACACCAATTTATGTTCCGCAACTGCAGAACCTAGAGCAGAGTGAAACCATTGACTCATTCCCAGGGAACCGTTTATATGATGCTGAAGCTGTAGCTAAAGCATTTCCTCAG TTTTCTATTTCTCTATCAGTCATCTGCCCGAAAGAACTTCCTAAAATTAAAGGCATCTACAATGCA GGAAATCGAAATAGTAAAGCAGCTGATCCACCAGTTTTGGCTAAAACCcctcattttcttattttaatatcaGAAGGTTTCAGGGAAGCACAGGGTGCATTAAAGGTTGGTGAG AGTTGCAGCAAAATGGCCCCCTGTAATGCAAATAGTTCAGCTTATATCTCAAGCCACATGAATAACAA AGAATATGTAGTTTTTCAGGCAATGAACCCATATGGATTTCGTGGTCACCTGGAGGATAAGAAAAAGCTG CTGCTTCAAAGGTTGCTATTCTGGATAAATAGAGAACTTGAGATTGTGGCCTTGCTGCAATTCTTATTTGGCAAATAG